In Streptomyces sp. NBC_00414, a single window of DNA contains:
- a CDS encoding 2'-5' RNA ligase family protein codes for MGTVTIGVSIAVPEPHGSLLQERRAGFGDPAASGIPTHVTLLPPTGVERSDLPAIEAHLVEVAAAGRPFSMRLHGTGTFRPLSPVVFVQVVEGAEACTWLQKQVRDASGPVARELQFPYHPHVTVAHGIDDEAMDRAFEELAEYEAHWPCTGFALYEQGPDGVWRRLRDYVFGGAVVPPQAAHVARGPLPAC; via the coding sequence GTGGGGACCGTAACGATCGGTGTGTCGATCGCGGTCCCGGAGCCACACGGCAGCCTGCTCCAGGAGCGGCGCGCGGGCTTCGGTGACCCCGCGGCGTCCGGCATTCCCACCCACGTCACACTGCTGCCGCCGACCGGCGTCGAGCGGTCGGACCTGCCCGCGATCGAGGCGCATCTCGTCGAGGTCGCGGCCGCCGGCCGCCCCTTCTCGATGCGGCTGCACGGGACGGGAACCTTCCGTCCGCTGTCCCCGGTCGTGTTCGTGCAGGTGGTCGAGGGCGCCGAGGCCTGCACCTGGCTGCAGAAGCAGGTCCGGGACGCCTCCGGGCCCGTGGCGCGCGAGCTGCAGTTCCCGTACCACCCCCATGTGACGGTGGCGCACGGCATCGACGACGAGGCGATGGACCGCGCCTTCGAGGAACTCGCGGAGTACGAGGCGCACTGGCCGTGCACCGGCTTCGCGCTCTACGAGCAGGGGCCCGACGGCGTGTGGCGCAGGCTGCGCGACTACGTCTTCGGGGGCGCGGTCGTACCGCCCCAGGCGGCCCACGTGGCACGAGGCCCGCTCCCGGCCTGCTGA
- the trpS gene encoding tryptophan--tRNA ligase, producing the protein MASDRPRVLSGIQPTAGSFHLGNYLGAVRQWVALQESHDAFYMVVDLHAITLPQDPADLRANTRLAAAQLLAAGLDPERCTLFVQSHVPEHAQLAWVMNCLTGFGEAARMTQFKDKSAKQGADRASVGLFTYPILQVADILLYQANEVPVGEDQRQHIELTRDLAERFNGRFGQTFTVPKPYILKETAKIFDLQDPSIKMSKSASTPKGLINLLDEPKATAKKVRSAVTDTDTVIRFDPVEKPGVSNLLGIYSTLTGTGIAELEQKYVGKGYGALKTDLAEVMVDFVTPFRERTQQYLDDPETLDSILAKGAEKARAVAAETLSQTYDKVGFLPAKH; encoded by the coding sequence ATGGCCTCTGATCGTCCCCGTGTGCTTTCTGGAATCCAGCCCACCGCAGGCTCGTTCCACCTCGGCAACTACCTCGGCGCCGTCCGCCAGTGGGTGGCCCTGCAGGAGTCCCACGACGCCTTCTACATGGTCGTGGACCTGCATGCGATCACCCTTCCGCAGGACCCCGCGGACCTGCGCGCGAACACCCGGCTCGCCGCCGCCCAGCTGCTGGCCGCCGGGCTCGATCCCGAGCGCTGCACACTCTTCGTCCAGAGCCATGTCCCCGAGCACGCCCAGCTCGCGTGGGTCATGAACTGCCTCACCGGCTTCGGCGAGGCCGCCCGCATGACCCAGTTCAAGGACAAGTCCGCCAAGCAGGGCGCCGACCGCGCCTCGGTCGGTCTCTTCACGTACCCGATCCTGCAGGTCGCGGACATCCTGCTGTACCAGGCCAACGAGGTTCCCGTCGGCGAGGACCAGCGCCAGCACATCGAGCTGACCCGTGACCTCGCCGAGCGGTTCAACGGCCGTTTCGGTCAGACGTTCACGGTGCCGAAGCCGTACATCCTCAAGGAGACGGCGAAGATCTTCGATCTTCAGGACCCGTCGATCAAGATGAGCAAGTCGGCGTCGACGCCGAAGGGCCTCATCAACCTCCTCGACGAGCCGAAGGCCACCGCGAAGAAGGTCAGGAGCGCGGTCACCGACACGGACACGGTGATCAGGTTCGACCCCGTGGAGAAGCCGGGCGTCAGCAACCTGCTGGGCATCTACTCCACCCTCACGGGCACCGGTATCGCCGAACTTGAGCAGAAGTACGTCGGTAAGGGCTACGGTGCGCTGAAGACGGACCTGGCGGAGGTCATGGTCGACTTCGTGACGCCCTTCCGGGAGCGCACCCAGCAGTATCTGGACGACCCGGAGACGCTCGACTCGATCCTGGCCAAGGGCGCGGAGAAGGCCCGCGCGGTCGCCGCGGAGACGCTTTCCCAGACGTACGACAAGGTGGGTTTCCTGCCCGCCAAGCACTGA
- a CDS encoding glycine hydroxymethyltransferase, producing MPEPLSTESTAFRSALEVIRAVEPRIADAIGQEVADQREMLKLIASENYASPATLLAMGNWFSDKYAEGTIGRRFYAGCRNVDTVEALAAEHARELFGAEHAYAQPHSGIDANLVAFWAVLAQRVEAPALEKAGVRNVNDLSEADWAELRQAFGNQRMLGMSLDAGGHLTHGFRPNISGKMFDQRSYGTDPTTGLIDYEALRVSAREFKPMIIVAGYSAYPRLVNFRIMREIADEVGATLMVDMAHFAGLVAGKVLTGDFDPVPHAQIVTTTTHKSLRGPRGGMVLCDSSLADQVDRGCPMVLGGPLPHVMAAKAVALAEARRPEFRDYAQAVVDNARALAEGLMRRGATLVTGGTDNHLNLIDVASSYGLTGRQAESALLDSGIVTNRNAIPADPNGAWYTSGIRIGTPALTTRGLGATEMDEIAGLIDRVLTTTEPGTTKKGAPSKAQHVLDPKIADEISHRATDLLTGFPLYPEIDLG from the coding sequence ATGCCAGAGCCCCTTTCCACCGAATCCACCGCCTTTCGCAGCGCCCTCGAAGTGATCCGTGCCGTCGAACCACGGATCGCCGACGCCATCGGGCAGGAGGTCGCCGACCAGCGCGAGATGCTCAAGCTGATCGCCTCCGAGAACTACGCCTCCCCGGCCACCCTCCTCGCGATGGGCAACTGGTTCAGCGACAAGTACGCGGAAGGCACCATCGGCCGCCGCTTCTACGCCGGCTGCCGCAACGTGGACACCGTCGAGGCCCTCGCCGCCGAGCACGCCCGCGAGCTCTTCGGCGCCGAGCACGCCTACGCCCAGCCGCACTCCGGCATCGACGCCAACCTCGTCGCCTTCTGGGCCGTCCTCGCCCAGCGCGTCGAGGCCCCCGCCCTGGAGAAGGCCGGCGTCCGCAACGTCAACGACCTCTCCGAGGCCGACTGGGCCGAGCTGCGCCAGGCCTTCGGCAACCAGCGCATGCTCGGCATGTCCCTGGACGCCGGCGGCCACCTCACCCACGGCTTCCGCCCGAACATCTCCGGCAAGATGTTCGACCAGCGCTCCTACGGCACCGACCCCACGACCGGCCTCATCGACTACGAGGCCCTGCGTGTCTCGGCCCGCGAGTTCAAGCCGATGATCATCGTCGCCGGCTACTCCGCGTACCCCCGTCTCGTGAACTTCCGGATCATGCGGGAGATCGCCGACGAGGTCGGCGCCACGCTCATGGTCGACATGGCCCACTTCGCCGGCCTCGTCGCCGGCAAGGTCCTCACCGGGGACTTCGACCCGGTGCCGCACGCCCAGATCGTCACCACGACCACCCACAAGTCGCTGCGCGGCCCGCGCGGCGGCATGGTCCTGTGCGACTCGTCGCTCGCCGACCAGGTCGACCGCGGCTGCCCGATGGTCCTCGGCGGCCCCCTTCCGCACGTCATGGCCGCCAAGGCGGTCGCACTCGCCGAGGCACGCCGCCCCGAGTTCCGCGACTACGCCCAGGCCGTCGTCGACAACGCCCGCGCCCTCGCCGAGGGCCTGATGCGGCGCGGCGCCACGCTGGTCACCGGCGGCACGGACAACCACCTCAACCTCATCGACGTCGCCTCCTCCTACGGCCTCACCGGCCGCCAGGCCGAGTCGGCCCTGCTCGACTCGGGCATCGTCACCAACCGCAACGCGATCCCCGCCGACCCCAACGGCGCCTGGTACACCTCGGGCATCCGGATCGGCACGCCCGCGCTGACCACCCGGGGTCTCGGTGCCACCGAGATGGACGAGATCGCGGGCCTGATCGACCGCGTCCTCACCACCACGGAACCGGGCACCACCAAGAAGGGCGCCCCCTCCAAGGCGCAGCACGTCCTCGACCCGAAGATCGCGGACGAGATCTCCCACCGCGCGACCGACCTCCTGACCGGCTTCCCGCTGTACCCGGAGATCGACCTCGGCTGA
- a CDS encoding glutathionylspermidine synthase family protein — MERRTIEPRPGWQQTVEDQGLIYPLTRYPDDSLRPYWDESAHYVFSLPEVEALEEVVEELHTMCLAAAEHIVAEDRLADLGITDPRVAETVTEAWRRRAELPSLYGRFDLRYDGTGPAKLLEYNADTPTSLVEAASPQWFWMEERFPGADQWNSLHERLVEAWRKQAALLPPGSPLYFAHSAADELGEDLMTVGYLKETAEQAGLDTAWIAMEEIGWDRLSGRFVDKQLRFIRSCFKLYPWEWLTTDRFAPHVLATLDNGGGTGTTMWIEPAWKMLLSNKALLAILWELYPDHPNLLPAYLDGPRELATTGGYVAKPLLGREGAGVTVHEPGAGPVVREEACCYQELAPLPSFDGNRVVLGAWVVGHESAGLGIRESSGLITDEYARFLPHVIL; from the coding sequence GTGGAACGCCGCACCATCGAACCCCGCCCCGGCTGGCAGCAGACCGTCGAGGACCAGGGCCTCATCTACCCCCTCACCCGCTACCCGGACGACTCCCTGCGCCCGTACTGGGACGAGTCCGCCCACTACGTCTTCTCCCTGCCCGAGGTCGAGGCGCTGGAGGAGGTCGTCGAGGAACTCCACACGATGTGCCTGGCCGCGGCCGAGCACATCGTCGCCGAGGACCGCCTCGCCGACCTCGGGATCACCGACCCGCGGGTGGCGGAGACGGTCACCGAGGCCTGGCGCCGCCGCGCCGAACTCCCGTCCCTGTACGGCCGTTTCGACCTCCGCTACGACGGGACGGGCCCGGCGAAGCTCCTGGAGTACAACGCCGACACCCCCACCTCGCTCGTCGAGGCCGCGAGCCCCCAGTGGTTCTGGATGGAGGAACGCTTCCCCGGCGCCGACCAGTGGAACTCCCTCCACGAACGGCTCGTCGAAGCCTGGCGGAAGCAGGCCGCTCTCCTCCCGCCGGGCAGCCCCCTCTACTTCGCGCACTCCGCCGCCGACGAACTCGGCGAGGACCTCATGACGGTCGGGTATCTGAAGGAGACGGCGGAGCAGGCCGGCCTCGACACCGCCTGGATCGCGATGGAGGAGATCGGCTGGGACCGCCTCTCCGGGCGCTTCGTCGACAAGCAACTCCGCTTCATACGCAGCTGCTTCAAGCTCTATCCCTGGGAGTGGCTCACCACCGACCGCTTCGCCCCGCACGTCCTCGCCACCCTCGACAACGGCGGCGGTACCGGTACGACGATGTGGATCGAGCCCGCCTGGAAGATGCTGCTCAGCAACAAGGCCCTCCTCGCGATCCTCTGGGAGCTGTACCCGGACCACCCGAACCTCCTCCCGGCCTACCTCGACGGCCCACGCGAACTGGCCACCACCGGCGGGTACGTGGCCAAGCCCCTTCTCGGCCGCGAGGGCGCCGGCGTCACGGTCCACGAGCCGGGTGCCGGTCCCGTCGTCCGTGAAGAGGCCTGCTGCTACCAGGAGCTGGCGCCCCTGCCGTCCTTCGACGGCAACCGGGTCGTCCTCGGCGCCTGGGTCGTCGGACACGAGTCGGCGGGCCTCGGCATCCGCGAGTCGTCCGGCCTGATCACCGACGAGTACGCGCGCTTCCTGCCGCACGTCATCCTCTGA
- the pdxR gene encoding MocR-like pyridoxine biosynthesis transcription factor PdxR codes for MAESWATFGVDLHVDVARTGSGLRRGLTDALREAVRCGRLAPGTRLPSSRSLATDLGIARNTVADAYADLVAEGWLTARQGSGTRVAQRTVPAVPASAARRPRSSRGPAYDLVPGTPDLASFPRAEWLKASRRALTAAPNDALGYGDPRGRVELRTALAGYLARARGVRADPEHLLICSGFVHGLMLLGEVLRRRGARTLAVESYGLDVHWGLIERAGLGSVPLPIDELGTRTDDLADRDAHAGGTPGGVLLTPAHQFPMGVPLRPDRRAAVVDWARRTGGLILEDDYDGEFRYDRQPVGALQGLDPDRVVYFGTASKSLAPGLRLGWLVLPPDLAPEVMAAKGGADWSCGVLDQLTLAEFITSGAYDRHVRASRLRYRRRRDQLVEALAARAPSVTATGIAAGFHAVLRLPPGTEQSVVRAAAWHGLAVHGLTSYRHPAAAPPPVDALVVGYGTPSDSGWPGALEALCGALP; via the coding sequence ATGGCTGAATCATGGGCCACTTTCGGAGTGGATCTGCATGTCGACGTGGCGCGTACCGGCTCCGGCCTGCGCAGAGGCCTCACGGACGCGCTGCGGGAGGCGGTACGCTGCGGGCGGCTCGCACCGGGCACCCGGCTGCCGTCGTCACGGTCCCTCGCCACCGACCTCGGCATCGCCCGCAACACGGTCGCCGACGCGTACGCCGACCTCGTCGCCGAGGGCTGGCTCACCGCCCGCCAGGGCTCGGGCACCCGTGTGGCGCAGCGGACGGTACCGGCGGTCCCGGCCTCGGCCGCGCGCCGGCCCCGCTCGTCCCGGGGCCCCGCGTACGACCTCGTCCCCGGCACCCCGGACCTCGCCTCCTTCCCGCGCGCCGAGTGGCTCAAGGCATCCCGCCGCGCCCTCACCGCGGCACCGAACGACGCCCTCGGATACGGGGATCCGCGCGGCCGGGTCGAACTGCGCACCGCCCTCGCGGGCTACCTCGCCCGGGCCCGCGGTGTGCGCGCCGACCCCGAACACCTCCTCATCTGCTCCGGTTTCGTCCACGGGCTGATGCTGCTCGGGGAGGTGCTGCGGCGGCGGGGCGCCCGGACGCTCGCGGTGGAGTCGTACGGGCTCGACGTGCACTGGGGCCTGATCGAACGGGCTGGGCTGGGGTCCGTACCGCTGCCGATCGACGAACTGGGCACCCGGACCGACGACTTGGCGGACCGTGACGCTCACGCGGGCGGCACCCCGGGCGGAGTGCTGCTGACGCCCGCCCACCAGTTCCCGATGGGCGTGCCGCTGCGCCCCGACCGCCGCGCCGCCGTCGTCGACTGGGCGCGACGCACGGGCGGGCTGATCCTGGAGGACGACTACGACGGGGAGTTCCGTTACGACCGGCAGCCCGTGGGCGCGCTCCAGGGCCTCGACCCGGACCGCGTGGTGTACTTCGGCACCGCCAGCAAGTCCCTCGCCCCCGGCCTGCGCCTCGGCTGGCTGGTCCTGCCGCCGGACCTGGCACCCGAGGTCATGGCGGCGAAGGGCGGCGCGGACTGGTCGTGCGGGGTCCTGGACCAGCTGACACTGGCCGAGTTCATCACCTCGGGCGCGTACGACCGTCATGTGCGCGCCTCCCGTCTCCGGTACCGGCGCCGCCGCGACCAGCTCGTCGAGGCCCTGGCGGCCCGCGCCCCGTCGGTCACGGCCACCGGTATCGCGGCCGGTTTCCACGCGGTGCTGCGGCTCCCGCCCGGCACAGAGCAGTCCGTGGTCCGCGCGGCTGCCTGGCACGGCCTGGCCGTCCACGGCCTCACCAGCTACCGCCACCCGGCCGCCGCGCCCCCTCCGGTGGACGCCCTGGTCGTCGGCTACGGAACCCCCTCGGACAGCGGCTGGCCAGGAGCGCTGGAGGCACTGTGCGGGGCACTTCCTTAG
- a CDS encoding carboxymuconolactone decarboxylase family protein, with product MTTTQTPTTATDTTTTTTTEEGAAKDGSYAPEEAPRLQWAKFAPEVYKAMVGLDAAARRGVDPVLLELVKIRTSQLNHCAFCLDMHTKDAIAAGESVERIVQLSAWEESRHFYTEKELAALALTEAVTVLTDGFVPDEVFETAARHFDETGLSQLIASITVINAWNRFGVTCRLTPGHYTAGQYK from the coding sequence ATGACGACGACGCAGACCCCCACCACGGCCACCGACACGACCACGACCACGACCACCGAGGAGGGCGCCGCGAAGGACGGCTCGTACGCCCCCGAGGAGGCTCCCCGGCTCCAGTGGGCCAAGTTCGCCCCCGAGGTCTACAAGGCCATGGTCGGGCTGGACGCGGCTGCCCGGCGGGGCGTCGACCCGGTGCTGCTGGAACTGGTGAAGATCCGCACCTCGCAGCTCAACCACTGCGCGTTCTGCCTCGACATGCACACGAAGGACGCGATCGCGGCGGGCGAGAGCGTGGAGCGGATCGTGCAGCTCAGCGCGTGGGAGGAGTCGCGGCACTTCTACACGGAGAAGGAACTGGCGGCGCTGGCGCTGACCGAGGCGGTGACGGTCCTGACGGACGGCTTCGTCCCGGACGAGGTGTTCGAGACCGCCGCCCGGCACTTCGACGAGACCGGACTGTCCCAGCTGATCGCGTCGATCACGGTGATCAACGCGTGGAACCGCTTCGGCGTGACCTGCCGCCTCACGCCGGGCCACTACACGGCAGGACAGTACAAGTGA
- a CDS encoding isocitrate lyase/PEP mutase family protein codes for MTAVTDTKAAAFRALHHGRPPGDPLVLPGPWDAASARVFVDAGFPALATPSAGVAASLGYEDGATPADEMFAAVARIVRAVEVPVSADVEDGYGLAPKELVERLLETGAVGCNLEDSRDGVLQDPVRHAEWLAEVRGVAGDRLFVNARVDTFLRGVADPGAAVERASLYVAAGADCVYPIGAPAEALPLLRAGVAGPVNVSASLSGLSAREWGGFGATRVTYGPGLQRAATVALRELAGTL; via the coding sequence GTGACAGCAGTGACGGATACGAAGGCCGCGGCTTTTCGTGCGTTGCACCACGGGCGCCCGCCCGGTGATCCGCTGGTCCTTCCCGGTCCGTGGGACGCCGCCAGTGCCCGTGTGTTCGTGGACGCCGGCTTCCCCGCCCTCGCCACGCCGAGTGCGGGGGTCGCGGCGTCGCTCGGGTACGAGGACGGGGCCACGCCCGCCGACGAGATGTTCGCGGCGGTCGCGCGGATCGTCCGGGCCGTCGAGGTGCCGGTGTCCGCGGACGTCGAGGACGGGTACGGGCTCGCTCCGAAGGAGCTGGTGGAGCGGCTGCTGGAGACGGGGGCGGTCGGGTGCAACCTGGAGGACTCCCGTGACGGTGTCCTCCAGGACCCCGTCCGGCATGCCGAGTGGCTGGCCGAGGTGCGGGGGGTCGCGGGCGACCGGCTCTTCGTCAACGCGCGCGTCGACACGTTTCTGCGGGGGGTCGCCGATCCGGGGGCGGCGGTCGAGCGGGCCTCGCTGTATGTCGCGGCCGGGGCCGACTGTGTGTATCCGATCGGTGCGCCGGCGGAGGCGCTGCCGCTGTTGCGGGCCGGTGTTGCGGGCCCGGTCAACGTGTCGGCGTCGCTTTCGGGGCTCTCCGCCCGGGAGTGGGGTGGGTTCGGGGCGACTCGGGTCACGTACGGGCCGGGGTTGCAGCGGGCTGCCACGGTTGCGCTGCGCGAGCTGGCGGGGACGCTGTGA
- a CDS encoding ABC transporter substrate-binding protein has protein sequence MRTRTTGVLAVGCSLLVLTGCGAADMTEQASPFANAQGAKTVTLSVQSWVGAQANVAVAQYLLEHELGYRVDTVQVDEVPAWDALSQGRVDAILEDWGHPEQQQRYVEDKKTIVDGGGLGVTGHIGWFVPTYFAKQHPDVTNWKNLNKYADRLRTAESGGKGQLLDGSPSYVTNDKALVKNLDLDYQVVFAGSEAAQITQMRQFAKEKKPFLTYWYAPQWLFEKVPMTEVKLPAYKEGCDVDPEAVACAYPHTPLRKYLNSDFAKSRGGAAAFLKKFKWTTEDQNEVSLLIADRKLSPEEAAKKWVRSHERTWRPWLTS, from the coding sequence ATGCGTACACGTACGACCGGTGTGCTCGCGGTCGGCTGCTCCTTGCTGGTGCTGACCGGCTGCGGGGCCGCCGACATGACCGAGCAGGCCTCGCCCTTCGCCAACGCGCAGGGCGCCAAGACCGTGACCCTGTCCGTGCAGTCCTGGGTCGGCGCGCAGGCCAACGTGGCCGTCGCGCAGTACCTGCTGGAGCACGAACTCGGCTATCGCGTCGACACCGTCCAGGTCGACGAGGTCCCCGCGTGGGACGCGCTCAGCCAGGGCCGCGTCGACGCGATCCTGGAGGACTGGGGACACCCCGAGCAGCAGCAGCGGTACGTCGAGGACAAGAAGACGATCGTGGACGGCGGCGGCCTCGGGGTCACCGGGCACATCGGCTGGTTCGTACCGACGTACTTCGCGAAGCAGCACCCCGACGTGACGAACTGGAAGAACCTGAACAAGTACGCCGACCGGTTGCGTACCGCGGAGAGCGGCGGCAAGGGGCAGTTGCTCGACGGCTCGCCCTCGTACGTCACGAACGACAAGGCCCTGGTGAAGAACCTGGACCTCGACTACCAGGTGGTGTTCGCCGGTTCGGAGGCGGCCCAGATCACGCAGATGCGGCAGTTCGCCAAGGAGAAGAAGCCGTTTCTGACGTACTGGTACGCGCCGCAGTGGCTCTTCGAGAAGGTGCCCATGACGGAGGTGAAGCTGCCCGCGTACAAGGAGGGCTGCGACGTCGATCCGGAGGCGGTCGCCTGCGCGTATCCGCACACGCCGCTTCGCAAGTACCTCAACTCGGACTTCGCGAAGTCCCGTGGCGGGGCCGCCGCGTTCCTGAAGAAGTTCAAGTGGACGACCGAGGACCAGAACGAGGTGTCCCTCCTCATCGCGGACCGGAAACTGTCTCCGGAGGAGGCGGCGAAGAAGTGGGTACGAAGCCATGAGCGGACGTGGAGGCCCTGGCTCACCAGCTGA
- a CDS encoding ABC transporter permease — protein MATATATASAPRTVLPGFLGFLRNRAAGKLVVLAVAAAVLVPLADARWASGSWPHALTVDLTEPLGRASTWIIDNRDSHPLFLYFFGHVSNAVVLAVRAVYLVLLAAGWAGVTAAAALVAWRVAGVRLALGTAAAVLTCGLLGMWVPTMQTLALMAVAVLASVALGALLGLAAGLSDRTYRALRPVLDTMQVLPAFAYLLPVVLVFGIGVPAAVLATVVYAAPPMARLTALGLRGADAGVMEAVESLGTTARQRLFTARLPLARKELLLGLNQSIMMALSMAVIASVIGAGGLGDRVYQALASVDVGAALSAGIPIVLLAVVLDRVTGAAGEGHEKADPRWSGWSGWVYAAVAAVAVAVAARLAGRLDWPESWIVNIAEPVNRAVDWMTDHLYSGVPYVGGTADWAAHFTTGVLNPVRDGLQWLPWWAVLLTVAALAWLIGTWRTALTAVLAMAAIGVLGVWQPSLDTLSQVLAAVAVTLVLGFGTAVAAARSERCERLLRPVLDVFQTMPQFVYLIPVVALFGVGRAPAVAAAVVYALPAVVRITTQGLRNVDPAAMESSRSMGATGWQQLRQVQLPLARPALLLAVNQGVVLVLAVVIIGGLVGGGALGYDVVFGLAQGDLATGLVAGGAIVCLGLMLDRVTQPTQRRTRTGA, from the coding sequence ATGGCCACCGCCACCGCCACCGCCTCCGCTCCCCGGACCGTCCTGCCCGGCTTCCTCGGGTTCCTCAGGAACCGGGCCGCCGGCAAGCTCGTCGTTCTCGCCGTCGCGGCGGCCGTCCTCGTGCCGCTGGCCGACGCCCGCTGGGCGAGCGGCAGCTGGCCGCACGCCCTCACCGTCGACCTCACCGAACCCCTCGGCCGGGCCAGCACCTGGATCATCGACAACCGCGACAGCCACCCGCTGTTCCTCTACTTCTTCGGGCACGTCTCGAACGCGGTGGTCCTCGCCGTGCGCGCCGTCTACCTCGTCCTGCTCGCCGCGGGCTGGGCGGGCGTCACGGCCGCGGCGGCACTGGTCGCCTGGCGGGTCGCCGGGGTGCGGCTCGCGCTCGGCACCGCCGCCGCGGTCCTGACCTGCGGCCTGCTCGGCATGTGGGTGCCCACCATGCAGACCCTCGCGCTCATGGCCGTCGCGGTCCTCGCGTCCGTCGCCCTCGGCGCGCTGCTCGGCCTCGCCGCCGGGCTCTCCGACCGCACGTACCGGGCGCTGCGCCCCGTCCTCGACACCATGCAGGTGCTCCCGGCCTTCGCGTACCTCCTGCCGGTCGTCCTCGTCTTCGGCATCGGCGTCCCGGCCGCGGTCCTCGCCACCGTTGTGTACGCGGCCCCGCCCATGGCCCGCCTGACCGCGCTCGGCCTGCGCGGCGCGGACGCCGGGGTGATGGAGGCCGTCGAGTCCCTGGGCACCACCGCACGGCAGCGGCTGTTCACGGCCCGGCTGCCGCTCGCCCGCAAGGAACTCCTGCTCGGCCTCAACCAGAGCATCATGATGGCCCTGTCGATGGCCGTCATCGCGTCCGTCATCGGCGCGGGCGGCCTCGGTGACCGCGTCTACCAGGCACTCGCCTCGGTCGACGTGGGCGCCGCGCTCTCCGCGGGCATCCCGATCGTGCTGCTCGCGGTCGTCCTGGACCGGGTGACGGGAGCGGCGGGGGAGGGGCATGAAAAGGCCGACCCCCGCTGGAGCGGCTGGAGCGGCTGGGTCTACGCGGCCGTGGCCGCCGTGGCCGTCGCGGTCGCCGCGCGCCTGGCCGGAAGGCTCGACTGGCCCGAGAGCTGGATCGTGAACATCGCCGAGCCGGTGAACCGCGCCGTCGACTGGATGACCGACCACCTCTACTCCGGCGTCCCCTACGTGGGCGGCACCGCCGACTGGGCGGCCCACTTCACCACCGGGGTCCTGAACCCGGTGCGCGACGGCCTGCAGTGGCTGCCCTGGTGGGCGGTCCTGCTGACCGTCGCCGCGCTCGCCTGGCTGATCGGCACCTGGCGCACCGCCCTGACCGCCGTCCTCGCCATGGCCGCGATCGGTGTGCTCGGCGTGTGGCAGCCGTCCCTCGACACGCTCTCGCAGGTCCTCGCGGCGGTCGCGGTCACCCTCGTCCTCGGCTTCGGCACCGCCGTCGCGGCGGCCCGGAGCGAGCGCTGCGAACGGCTCCTGCGCCCCGTCCTGGACGTCTTCCAGACCATGCCGCAGTTCGTCTACCTGATCCCCGTCGTGGCGCTCTTCGGCGTCGGCCGGGCCCCCGCGGTCGCCGCCGCGGTCGTCTACGCGCTGCCCGCCGTCGTCCGCATCACCACACAGGGCCTGCGCAACGTGGACCCGGCGGCCATGGAGTCCTCGCGCTCCATGGGCGCGACCGGCTGGCAGCAACTGCGCCAGGTCCAGTTGCCGCTGGCCCGCCCCGCCCTGCTGCTCGCCGTGAACCAGGGTGTCGTCCTCGTCCTCGCCGTCGTCATCATCGGCGGCCTGGTCGGCGGTGGCGCGCTCGGTTACGACGTCGTGTTCGGCCTCGCCCAGGGCGACCTGGCCACGGGTCTGGTGGCCGGCGGGGCGATCGTCTGCCTCGGCCTGATGCTCGACCGGGTCACCCAACCCACGCAGCGCCGTACAAGGACGGGAGCCTGA